In Equus caballus isolate H_3958 breed thoroughbred chromosome 7, TB-T2T, whole genome shotgun sequence, one DNA window encodes the following:
- the OR8A1I gene encoding olfactory receptor 8A1, whose product MGFFSPILQGPNLRKMAAENHSTVTEFILGGLTNRPELQLPLFLLFLGIYSVTMIGNLGMFTLICLNAQLHTPMYYFLSNLSLVDLCYSSVITPKMLVNFVSEKNIISYAGCMSQLYFFLVFVIAECYMLTVMAYDRYVAICSPLLYNIIMSHQVCALLVTAVYAIGFIGSAIETGLMLKLSYCELFISHYFCDILPLMKLSCSSTYDIEMVVFFLAGFDIIVTSLTVLVSYVFILSSILHISTTEGKAKAFSTCSSHVIAVGIFYGSTAFMYLKPSTASSLAQENVASVFYTTIIPMLNPLIYSLRNKEVKAAVQKTLRRKMF is encoded by the coding sequence ATGGGGTTCTTCTCTCCCATCCTGCAGGGTCCCAACCTGAGGAAAATGGCTGCAGAAAATCACTCTACAGTGACAGAGTTCATTCTTGGGGGATTAACAAATCGGCCAGAGCTCcagcttcccctcttcctcctcttccttgggATCTACTCAGTCACCATGATAGGGAACCTGGGCATGTTCACACTGATTTGTCTGAATGCTCAgcttcacacccccatgtactacTTCCTCAGCAATCTGTCACTTGTGGATCTCTGCTACTCCTCTGTCATTACGCCTAAAATGCTGGTGAACTTTGTGTCAGAGAAGAACATCATCTCCTATGCAGGGTGCATGTCACAGCTCTACTTCTTCCTTGTGTTTGTCATTGCCGAGTGTTACATGCTGAcggtgatggcctatgaccgctatgtcgCCATCTGCAGCCCTTTGCTTTACAACATTATCATGTCTCATCAAGTCTGTGCCCTGCTGGTGACTGCAGTCTATGCCATAGGGTTCATTGGCTCAGCAATAGAGACTGGCCTCATGTTAAAACTATCCTATTGTGAGCTCTTCATCAGTCATTACTTCTGTGACATCCTCCCCCTCATGAAGCTCTCTTGCTCTAGCACCTATGACATTGAGATGGTAGTCTTCTTTTTGGCTGGATTTGACATTATAGTCACCAGCTTAACAGTCCTTGTTTCCTATGTCTTCATCCTCTCCAGCATCCTCCACATCAGCACCACAGAGGGAAAGGCCAAAGCCTTCAGCACCTGCAGCTCCCATGTTATAGCAGTGGGGATATTCTATGGATCTACTGCATTCATGTACTTAAAACCCTCCACAGCCAGTTCCCTGGCCCAAGAGAATGTGGCCTCCGTGTTCTACACCACAATTATCCCCATGCTGAACCCTTTAATCTACAGCTTGAGGAATAAGGAAGTAAAGGCTGCTGTGCAGAAAACACTGAGGAGAAAAATGTTTTGA